In Camelus ferus isolate YT-003-E chromosome 10, BCGSAC_Cfer_1.0, whole genome shotgun sequence, the following proteins share a genomic window:
- the LOC116666461 gene encoding tripartite motif-containing protein 5-like — MASGILVNIQEKVTCPICLELLTETRSLDCGHTFSQACITANNKESKTGQEGESSCPLCRVSYEPKNLRPNRHVANIVERLREVRLSLEVEQKENLCTHHKEKLLLSCKEDGKAICWLCEESQQRHDLTREDSKRYSKTRSRSLQSSVIKFKF, encoded by the coding sequence ATGGCGTCAGGAATACTGGTGAACATACAGGAGAAGGTAACCTGCCCCATTTGCCTAGAGCTTCTGACAGAAACCAGGAGCCTTGACTGTGGCCACACGTTCTCCCAAGCCTGCATCACTGCGAACAATAAGGAGTCCAAGACTGGCCAAGAAGGAGAGAGCAGCTGCCCTCTGTGCCGAGTCAGTTATGAGCCTAAGAACCTACGGCCTAATCGGCACGTGGCCAACATAGtggagaggctcagggaggtcaggCTGAGCCTGGAGGTGGAGCAGAAGGAAAATCTCTGTACACACCACAAAGAGAAACTCCTGCTCTCCTGCAAGGAGGATGGGAAGGCCATTTGCTGGCTTTGCGAAGAGTCTCAACAGCGCCATGATCTAACCAGAGAGGACTCAAAGAGATACAGCAAAACTCGTTCACGCAGCCTACAGAGCTCAGTAATAAAATTCAAGTTCTGA